Proteins encoded in a region of the Streptomyces sp. PCS3-D2 genome:
- a CDS encoding ABC transporter ATP-binding protein: MVARGVTVGYGGRVVIDDLDVAVPPRVITTIIGANGCGKSTLLRTLARLLRPTRGVVVLDGDDIARLRTRDVARKLGLLPQAPVAPEGLTVADLVARGRHPHQSWLRQWSSDDANVVERALAMTGVSDLADRPVDSLSGGQRQRVWISMTLAQGTDLLLLDEPTTYLDLAHAVDVLDLVDDLHESGCTVVLVLHDLNLAVRYSDHLVVMKAGTILAQGHPREVITAGLLREAFGLRARVIDDPVGDRPLIVPIGRTHVTPDQADKDTVQVRLG; encoded by the coding sequence GATCACCACGATCATCGGGGCCAACGGCTGCGGCAAATCGACCCTGTTGCGGACCCTGGCGCGGCTGCTCAGGCCTACCCGGGGGGTCGTCGTCCTGGACGGCGACGACATCGCGCGGCTCCGGACCAGGGACGTGGCCAGGAAGCTCGGCCTGCTGCCGCAGGCCCCGGTGGCGCCGGAGGGGCTCACCGTGGCCGACCTGGTCGCCAGGGGCCGGCATCCGCACCAGAGCTGGCTGCGGCAGTGGTCGTCGGACGACGCCAACGTGGTGGAGCGCGCGCTCGCCATGACGGGGGTGTCCGATCTGGCAGACCGCCCGGTCGACTCCCTGTCCGGAGGCCAGCGCCAGCGGGTGTGGATCTCCATGACGCTGGCCCAGGGCACCGACCTGCTGCTGCTCGACGAGCCGACCACCTACCTGGACCTGGCGCACGCCGTCGACGTGCTCGATCTGGTGGACGACCTCCACGAGTCCGGATGCACGGTCGTCCTGGTGCTGCACGACCTGAATCTGGCCGTCCGTTACAGCGACCACCTCGTCGTGATGAAGGCGGGAACGATCCTGGCGCAGGGCCACCCGCGTGAGGTGATCACCGCCGGTCTGCTCCGGGAGGCCTTCGGACTGCGGGCCAGGGTGATCGACGACCCGGTGGGGGACAGGCCCCTCATCGTGCCGATCGGCCGCACCCATGTGACGCCGGATCAGGCGGACAAAGATACGGTTCAAGTAAGGCTAGGCTAG